In Propionicimonas paludicola, a single window of DNA contains:
- a CDS encoding 1-phosphofructokinase family hexose kinase, which translates to MRAICPNPTIDRLVLLDELVPGRVDRVRQNQAHPAGKSVSAARGARANGVQADVRVLLPEQGSGWYLATAVEEGLRIGATLVPGTVRESIILLEDSGRVSVLNGTGAEVSADAWTDFLTESLTRLEPEEWVVCSGSFPPGVGLSAVTSLAARVAEVGGRLALDTGPGWLSAALAGLVKPELISPNLAEAESILSGQIAPEPTSVDADALDRAAAAADGLRALGVRWVVVTAGSAGLAWSGPDGSGTLTGLVVEVRNPIGAGDAFLGGLVARLEQGVRFAEAVGWGMATSSAAIEQFRPGAADPARVQLHHQAIETARVGA; encoded by the coding sequence ATGCGAGCGATCTGTCCCAACCCCACCATCGACCGACTGGTGCTGCTGGACGAGCTGGTGCCCGGCCGAGTCGATCGGGTTCGGCAGAACCAGGCCCATCCGGCCGGCAAGTCGGTCTCGGCCGCGCGCGGTGCGCGGGCCAACGGCGTCCAGGCGGACGTCCGGGTGCTGCTGCCCGAGCAGGGCAGCGGCTGGTACCTGGCCACTGCTGTCGAGGAGGGGCTGCGGATCGGCGCCACCCTGGTTCCGGGGACGGTGCGCGAGTCGATCATTCTCCTGGAGGACTCCGGACGGGTGAGCGTGCTGAACGGCACCGGAGCCGAGGTGAGCGCGGACGCCTGGACCGACTTCCTGACCGAGTCGTTGACCCGGCTGGAGCCCGAGGAGTGGGTGGTCTGCAGCGGCAGCTTCCCGCCCGGGGTGGGGCTGAGCGCGGTGACGTCCCTTGCTGCGCGAGTGGCCGAAGTCGGCGGCCGACTGGCTCTGGACACCGGCCCGGGCTGGCTGTCGGCGGCCCTGGCCGGGCTGGTGAAGCCGGAGCTGATCAGTCCGAACCTGGCCGAGGCCGAGTCGATCCTCAGCGGGCAGATCGCGCCCGAGCCGACCAGCGTCGACGCCGATGCCCTGGACCGTGCAGCTGCCGCCGCGGACGGCCTGCGAGCCCTCGGGGTGCGCTGGGTGGTGGTCACGGCCGGATCGGCGGGGCTGGCCTGGTCCGGCCCGGACGGCTCCGGCACGCTGACCGGGCTGGTCGTCGAGGTCCGCAACCCGATCGGGGCCGGCGATGCCTTCCTGGGTGGGCTGGTGGCCCGGCTCGAGCAGGGCGTCCGGTTCGCCGAGGCGGTCGGCTGGGGAATGGCCACCTCCTCGGCGGCCATCGAGCAGTTCCGGCCGGGAGCGGCCGACCCGGCCCGGGTGCAGCTTCATCACCAGGCCATCGAGACTGCCAGGGTGGGCGCTTGA
- a CDS encoding PAS domain S-box protein gives MATPLVAPPRERRVLGAGELLFSTTDAAGVIDQVNSVFLRLSGYRREQLVGASHNLVRHPQMPGATFASMWRSLKEARPAFLYFRDLGSDGRPYDVFSTVVPLGERFLSVRGRPLAKNWWRLAHNLNSRVGVFEEQCRTRGWSAEDAARLGLEQLESGLAASGYPSPEQFGRSVLLAEVQARLDRGIRIGARPLADGQPAELLAATRGLERVLVDWLDRYDRLQDAAINLADYSPRLLEILEQSQAAAEGVRFDNASGRLEPAAVYLRTWAETSREVAAVLADLLDQFNDLRHSCALARAELALTVLHNMAAGQYVLEVIDEVPQAGAVGAALADLGQALADDLDELAPQATRCFTLAAELAYQLDGVTGLLELPQSLIREWLVRVAEGGAHSSAEFVDWVSDHLDRSEAGIATLGGLATSGRELAKVPDLGPVREWIALLTQARTSLG, from the coding sequence ATGGCAACTCCACTGGTGGCGCCGCCGCGGGAGCGGCGCGTGCTCGGCGCGGGGGAGTTGCTGTTCTCCACGACAGATGCCGCCGGGGTGATCGACCAAGTGAACTCGGTGTTTCTGCGGCTGTCCGGCTATCGACGCGAGCAGCTGGTCGGGGCCTCGCACAACCTGGTCCGGCACCCGCAGATGCCCGGCGCGACCTTCGCCAGCATGTGGCGTTCGCTGAAGGAGGCTCGGCCGGCCTTCCTGTACTTCCGGGACCTCGGTTCGGACGGCCGCCCGTATGACGTCTTCTCGACGGTGGTGCCGCTCGGCGAGCGGTTCCTGTCGGTGCGCGGTCGTCCGCTGGCCAAGAACTGGTGGCGGCTGGCCCACAACCTGAACTCGCGGGTCGGTGTCTTCGAGGAGCAATGCCGCACCCGCGGCTGGAGCGCGGAGGATGCCGCCCGGCTGGGCTTGGAGCAACTGGAGTCGGGGCTGGCCGCGTCCGGCTACCCGAGCCCTGAGCAGTTCGGACGTTCGGTGCTGCTGGCCGAGGTGCAGGCCCGGCTCGATCGGGGGATCCGAATCGGGGCCCGTCCGCTTGCCGACGGGCAGCCGGCCGAGCTGCTGGCCGCGACCCGGGGGTTGGAACGGGTCCTGGTCGACTGGCTGGATCGCTACGACCGGCTGCAGGATGCCGCCATCAACCTGGCCGACTACAGCCCGCGGCTGCTGGAGATCCTCGAGCAGAGCCAGGCGGCGGCTGAGGGCGTCCGGTTCGACAATGCCAGCGGACGGCTGGAGCCGGCCGCGGTGTACCTGCGCACCTGGGCCGAGACCTCACGCGAGGTCGCCGCAGTGCTGGCCGACCTGCTCGATCAGTTCAATGACCTGCGCCACAGTTGCGCGCTGGCCCGGGCCGAGTTGGCCCTCACCGTGCTGCACAACATGGCCGCCGGACAGTACGTGCTGGAAGTGATCGACGAGGTGCCGCAGGCCGGCGCGGTCGGCGCGGCGCTGGCCGACCTGGGTCAGGCCCTGGCCGATGATCTGGACGAGCTGGCACCGCAGGCCACACGCTGCTTCACGCTGGCCGCCGAGCTGGCCTACCAGCTGGACGGGGTGACCGGGCTGCTGGAGCTGCCGCAGTCGCTGATCCGGGAGTGGCTGGTCCGGGTGGCCGAGGGCGGGGCGCACTCGTCGGCGGAGTTCGTCGACTGGGTCAGCGACCATCTGGACCGCAGCGAGGCCGGTATCGCCACCCTGGGTGGGCTGGCCACGTCCGGCCGGGAGCTGGCCAAGGTGCCCGACCTGGGGCCGGTGCGAGAGTGGATCGCCCTGCTGACCCAGGCCCGCACGAGCCTGGGCTGA